The following coding sequences lie in one Candidatus Eremiobacterota bacterium genomic window:
- the hemL gene encoding glutamate-1-semialdehyde 2,1-aminomutase has translation MKLERSIGAFARARRTIAGGVNSPVRALGAVGLAPVFIKQGSGAMLYDLDGHEYIDYMMSWGAILLGHAHPAVTRAVAAALARGTSFGTPTELESELAEQIVAMMPSIERVRFVSSGTEATMSAIRLARGFTGRAKIVKFAGCYHGHADAFLIAAGSGALTHGFPDSPGVTDGVARDTIVLPFNDAAAVEEAFQANGESIAGVIVEPYPGNMGLVLPHPGYLQRLRELCTNYRALLIFDEVMTGFRVARGGVQEREGVTPDLTTLGKVIGGGLPAAAFGGRADIMAQLSPDGPVYQAGTLSGNPLAMAAGHAVLSNIAADATLYERLEETTRTLTDGLAEVMRRHRVTYQCAMAGGMFSLFFAPEPVTDLTSARKSERTLFAKYFAAMLDRGVYLAPSPFETNFISASHTRHDVERTLAAADASLGALLATA, from the coding sequence GTGAAGCTCGAGCGTTCGATCGGCGCTTTTGCGCGTGCGCGCCGTACCATCGCCGGAGGCGTCAACTCACCGGTACGCGCGCTCGGCGCCGTGGGCCTCGCGCCCGTCTTCATCAAGCAGGGATCCGGCGCAATGCTCTACGATCTCGACGGGCACGAATACATCGACTACATGATGTCATGGGGTGCCATCTTGCTCGGCCACGCGCATCCCGCGGTCACCCGGGCAGTGGCTGCTGCCCTGGCGAGAGGTACGTCGTTCGGCACGCCGACCGAACTGGAGAGCGAACTTGCCGAGCAGATCGTTGCGATGATGCCATCGATCGAACGCGTGCGCTTTGTTTCGAGCGGCACCGAAGCGACGATGTCGGCAATCAGGCTCGCCCGCGGATTCACCGGACGCGCGAAGATCGTGAAATTCGCGGGCTGCTACCACGGCCACGCCGACGCCTTCCTGATTGCGGCCGGTTCGGGCGCGCTAACGCACGGCTTTCCCGATTCCCCCGGCGTGACCGATGGCGTAGCGCGCGACACGATCGTCTTGCCGTTCAACGATGCGGCCGCGGTAGAAGAAGCGTTCCAAGCCAACGGCGAGTCGATTGCCGGCGTTATCGTCGAGCCCTATCCCGGCAATATGGGTCTGGTTCTGCCGCATCCCGGCTATCTGCAGCGGTTGCGCGAACTCTGCACGAATTATCGCGCATTGTTGATCTTCGATGAGGTCATGACGGGTTTCCGCGTGGCGCGCGGCGGGGTACAGGAACGCGAAGGCGTGACACCAGATCTGACGACGTTGGGCAAGGTCATCGGCGGTGGTCTTCCAGCAGCTGCTTTTGGCGGACGCGCCGACATCATGGCGCAGCTTTCCCCCGACGGCCCCGTCTATCAGGCCGGGACGCTTTCGGGCAATCCGCTCGCAATGGCGGCCGGACACGCGGTTTTGAGCAACATCGCCGCGGATGCGACCCTCTACGAGCGGTTGGAAGAGACCACGCGAACGTTGACCGACGGCTTAGCGGAGGTGATGCGCCGCCACCGCGTCACCTACCAGTGCGCGATGGCCGGGGGCATGTTTTCGCTATTTTTCGCGCCCGAGCCGGTCACCGATCTGACCAGCGCGCGGAAGTCCGAACGCACGCTTTTCGCGAAGTATTTCGCGGCAATGCTCGATCGCGGCGTCTATTTGGCCCCTTCACCGTTCGAGACGAATTTTATCTCGGCGAGTCACACGCGGCACGACGTCGAGCGTACGCTTGCTGCCGCGGACGCCTCACTCGGCGCTCTCCTGGCCACGGCATGA
- a CDS encoding redox-sensing transcriptional repressor Rex: MIDRNDSSRLESAEPIVEVAIPRLYAYHRALRLAQAHGKRTITSHGLAALLGHTVASTQIRKDLCTLGPLGRRGQGYAIDPLVEQLARVLGLEHDWRIAILGFGYLGRAFAAFLAAREQRFNVAAIFDRSTSVVGERWRGIVVRDVADMERALPQAGCNIAVIAVPADAAQESAQRVADLGVRAILNFAPLPLDLRGSVIVRNIDLAGEMAILTHHLSLE; encoded by the coding sequence ATGATCGATCGCAATGACTCTTCGCGCTTGGAATCGGCCGAGCCAATCGTCGAGGTCGCGATTCCGCGTCTGTACGCCTACCATCGCGCTCTGCGCCTCGCGCAAGCGCATGGAAAGCGGACGATTACCTCACACGGACTTGCGGCCTTGCTCGGTCACACCGTCGCCAGCACTCAGATTCGAAAGGACCTGTGCACGCTTGGTCCGCTCGGGCGCAGGGGGCAGGGGTATGCGATCGATCCACTTGTCGAGCAGCTCGCCCGAGTTTTAGGATTGGAGCATGACTGGCGCATCGCCATCCTCGGGTTTGGATACCTCGGTCGTGCCTTTGCCGCGTTTCTTGCCGCCCGCGAGCAGCGCTTCAATGTCGCGGCGATCTTCGACCGGTCGACATCGGTCGTGGGAGAACGGTGGCGCGGCATCGTCGTCCGCGACGTGGCCGACATGGAACGTGCGCTTCCGCAAGCGGGTTGCAACATTGCAGTGATCGCCGTACCGGCCGACGCCGCCCAGGAGAGCGCGCAGCGCGTCGCCGATCTCGGCGTTCGCGCGATCCTGAATTTCGCGCCGCTGCCGCTCGATTTGCGCGGCTCGGTCATCGTTCGGAATATCGATCTTGCCGGCGAAATGGCGATCTTGACCCATCATTTGAGTCTCGAGTAA
- a CDS encoding glutamyl-tRNA reductase, which yields MPITCIGLSHHTAPVEVRESHAFPASRMAEALVALRDYGAVREAAMLQTCGRLEIYAELDDYERGVAQIKSFLANFRHGATGYDIESYLYTRLGHQAVDHLFRVCTGLDSMLIGEAEILGQVKAAYVAATRAKSLGRTLHYLFREALAAGKLARAQTRIGVESVSIATLAVEAARAGLGTLEGRCVLVLGAGKMGRNAVKRLRQEGAARVVVVNRTISRSRKLVADAGFGEAFEMPDVVGALAGADVVVSSTGASHFVLDEEHVRAAMEQRPERPLFIVDIAVPRDVDPAVTNIANVSLIDIDGLKSLVDERLDQRREAIPAVEEIIAEYAERFENWYRARVAVPVIARLTQKAESIRAAELKRLLARCPDLGEREQMLITGTTMTIVSKLLHSAILKIREQATIDHAEALSSARVLDDLFELGSRKEPEVSNLADDGQ from the coding sequence ATGCCGATCACGTGCATCGGGCTCTCTCATCACACCGCACCCGTCGAGGTGCGCGAGAGCCACGCGTTTCCCGCGTCGCGGATGGCCGAAGCCCTGGTCGCGCTACGCGATTATGGGGCGGTGCGCGAGGCCGCGATGTTGCAAACGTGCGGCCGTCTCGAAATCTACGCCGAACTCGACGACTACGAGCGCGGCGTCGCGCAAATCAAATCGTTTCTCGCCAACTTCCGCCATGGCGCGACCGGTTACGATATCGAGTCGTATCTTTACACGCGACTCGGCCATCAAGCCGTGGATCATCTCTTTCGCGTCTGCACCGGTCTGGATTCGATGTTGATCGGCGAAGCGGAGATCTTGGGTCAAGTCAAGGCGGCATACGTCGCCGCCACACGCGCGAAATCGTTGGGTCGCACGCTGCACTATCTATTTCGGGAAGCGCTCGCCGCCGGAAAGCTGGCGCGCGCACAAACGCGGATCGGCGTTGAATCCGTCTCGATCGCTACGCTCGCGGTGGAAGCGGCGCGGGCCGGCCTGGGAACGCTCGAAGGCCGGTGCGTTCTCGTCCTCGGCGCCGGCAAAATGGGGCGCAACGCCGTCAAGCGGCTGCGCCAAGAAGGCGCAGCTCGCGTCGTGGTCGTGAACCGCACGATCTCACGGTCCCGCAAGCTCGTCGCCGACGCCGGTTTTGGCGAAGCCTTCGAAATGCCCGACGTCGTCGGCGCGCTCGCCGGCGCTGACGTTGTCGTCTCCTCGACGGGAGCCTCGCATTTCGTGCTCGACGAAGAACACGTGCGCGCCGCGATGGAGCAGCGTCCGGAACGGCCGCTCTTTATCGTCGACATCGCCGTGCCGCGCGACGTCGATCCGGCCGTCACGAACATTGCCAACGTTTCTCTCATCGATATCGACGGGCTCAAGTCTCTGGTCGACGAGCGGCTCGACCAGCGTCGCGAAGCGATTCCTGCCGTTGAAGAAATTATTGCGGAGTACGCGGAGCGCTTCGAGAATTGGTATCGCGCCCGCGTGGCGGTCCCGGTCATCGCACGCTTAACGCAGAAAGCCGAATCGATTCGGGCTGCCGAACTCAAGCGTCTGCTCGCGCGTTGTCCGGATCTCGGGGAACGCGAACAGATGCTGATCACCGGCACGACGATGACGATCGTCTCGAAGTTGCTGCACTCTGCGATTTTAAAAATTCGGGAACAAGCGACGATCGACCATGCCGAAGCGCTTTCGAGCGCGCGCGTTCTCGACGATCTCTTCGAGCTGGGGAGCCGCAAGGAGCCAGAGGTCTCGAACCTCGCTGATGACGGGCAATAA
- the cobA gene encoding uroporphyrinogen-III C-methyltransferase, which translates to MTGNNAAGGRVYLVGAGPGDPGLLTLRAAAVLRQAEVLLFDALASEAIVQLAPESCERIFVGKRAGDHAMEQEEIERLAIAKAREGRVVVRLKGGDPFVFGRGGEEAQALRATGIPFEIVPGISSAFAVPAYAGIPVTHRDYAASVTILTGHEDPAKPSSTLDWERLADPHRTLILLMATANLRQIADRLREHGLASTTPVAIVQDGTRPNQRTVLGTLSSIAEEAVAAKIGSPAIVVVGGVAQLREQLRWFDTAPLFGRRVLITRTGPQAAVFAESLLARGAQPIVAPTIEIVPPGEVTSANAALDEIASFAWVIFTSQNGVDFFFAQLRARRADARALGGAKVAAIGERTANRLREYGVNADLVPDVFVSEEMAGAVIQHSEAGERVLIYRAQEARDALPRMLEAAGRNVTIVAGYKTVVPNDPQFAQKVAQADVLTFTSASTVNGFVTLLGGKAQAIDTARGKCVACIGPITASAASETGLHVDAVAQRFTTEGLLAALEEHLSAQSPCR; encoded by the coding sequence ATGACGGGCAATAACGCCGCCGGCGGTCGAGTCTATTTGGTCGGCGCAGGCCCGGGGGATCCGGGCCTGTTGACATTGCGGGCGGCCGCCGTGCTCCGCCAGGCCGAGGTATTGCTCTTCGATGCGCTCGCGAGCGAAGCGATCGTGCAGCTCGCGCCGGAGAGCTGCGAACGCATTTTCGTCGGCAAGCGCGCCGGCGACCACGCGATGGAGCAAGAGGAGATCGAACGACTCGCCATCGCGAAAGCGCGCGAAGGACGCGTCGTCGTACGTTTGAAGGGAGGCGATCCGTTCGTTTTCGGCCGCGGCGGCGAGGAAGCGCAAGCGCTCCGCGCCACTGGCATTCCGTTCGAAATCGTTCCCGGAATTAGTTCGGCGTTCGCGGTTCCGGCTTACGCGGGAATTCCGGTCACGCATCGTGACTACGCGGCATCGGTGACGATTCTCACCGGCCACGAAGACCCCGCCAAACCATCGTCGACGCTCGATTGGGAGCGGCTTGCCGACCCGCATCGCACGCTCATCCTGCTGATGGCGACGGCGAATCTTCGACAGATCGCCGATCGCCTGCGCGAACACGGGTTGGCTTCAACGACACCCGTCGCGATCGTGCAAGACGGTACGCGCCCCAACCAGCGAACGGTTCTCGGAACGCTTTCGTCGATTGCGGAGGAGGCTGTCGCGGCGAAGATCGGCTCGCCGGCCATCGTCGTCGTTGGGGGAGTTGCGCAACTGCGCGAGCAGTTGCGCTGGTTCGATACCGCACCGCTTTTCGGCAGGCGCGTGCTGATCACGAGGACCGGACCGCAAGCTGCAGTCTTTGCCGAGTCGTTGCTCGCGCGCGGAGCGCAGCCCATCGTCGCGCCCACCATCGAGATCGTACCTCCCGGCGAGGTCACCAGCGCGAACGCGGCGCTCGATGAGATTGCTTCGTTCGCATGGGTAATTTTTACGTCGCAAAACGGCGTCGATTTTTTTTTCGCCCAGCTGCGCGCGCGCCGCGCCGACGCTCGCGCGCTAGGAGGCGCGAAGGTAGCGGCGATCGGCGAGCGCACCGCCAACCGTCTACGCGAGTACGGTGTTAACGCAGATCTCGTGCCCGACGTCTTCGTCAGCGAAGAAATGGCCGGCGCGGTGATCCAGCACTCTGAGGCCGGCGAGCGCGTGCTGATTTATCGAGCGCAAGAAGCACGCGATGCGCTGCCGCGGATGCTCGAAGCGGCCGGTCGCAACGTCACCATCGTCGCCGGTTATAAGACGGTTGTGCCGAACGATCCGCAATTTGCGCAGAAGGTCGCGCAGGCCGACGTGCTGACCTTCACCAGCGCCAGCACCGTCAACGGCTTCGTCACGCTCCTGGGCGGCAAAGCGCAAGCGATCGACACGGCGCGCGGGAAGTGCGTTGCTTGCATCGGCCCCATCACCGCGTCGGCCGCAAGCGAGACCGGTCTGCACGTAGACGCCGTCGCCCAGCGCTTCACCACGGAAGGGTTGCTCGCCGCGCTCGAAGAGCACTTGAGCGCGCAATCGCCATGCAGATAA
- a CDS encoding DUF92 domain-containing protein: MQITLGVTLAAIVAAFAYRARALSAGGAAAGFAVGTVVFARGGWAAAAVLFAFFLPSSALSRIGVQRKRAIGDPNAHRARGEWQVLANGGVAALCILIQPRGGTAFAAGFAGAFAAAAADTWGTEIGTLSRGPTVSILTLQPLPAGLSGGVTALGLAATVAGALAVAVVASCAGVASVRSVATAGIAGALLDSVLGASLQARRWCPKCACECETRRHTCGVATLLRRGASWLENDGVNFAATLCGATVAGVITSLSA, from the coding sequence ATGCAGATAACGCTCGGGGTCACGCTTGCCGCAATCGTTGCCGCTTTTGCCTATCGCGCGCGCGCGCTTTCGGCCGGCGGTGCGGCCGCGGGCTTTGCCGTCGGAACGGTCGTCTTTGCGAGGGGCGGATGGGCGGCGGCCGCGGTACTCTTTGCCTTCTTTCTGCCGTCAAGCGCACTCTCGCGGATCGGCGTGCAACGCAAACGCGCCATCGGCGACCCGAACGCTCATCGAGCCCGCGGCGAATGGCAAGTACTCGCCAACGGAGGCGTTGCGGCTCTCTGCATTCTGATTCAACCGCGAGGCGGCACGGCGTTCGCGGCCGGCTTCGCGGGTGCGTTCGCCGCGGCCGCAGCCGACACGTGGGGCACCGAGATTGGAACGCTTTCGCGCGGACCTACCGTTTCGATTCTGACCTTGCAACCATTGCCTGCTGGTCTCTCCGGCGGCGTCACCGCACTCGGACTCGCCGCTACGGTTGCCGGTGCGCTCGCCGTCGCCGTCGTTGCATCCTGCGCCGGCGTGGCGTCGGTTCGGAGCGTTGCGACAGCAGGCATTGCGGGCGCGCTGCTGGACTCGGTGCTCGGCGCCAGCCTTCAGGCCCGGCGGTGGTGCCCGAAGTGCGCGTGCGAATGCGAAACGCGGCGTCATACGTGCGGCGTCGCAACCCTGCTTCGGCGCGGCGCGAGTTGGCTCGAGAACGACGGCGTCAACTTCGCCGCCACGCTCTGCGGCGCAACGGTCGCCGGCGTGATCACGAGCCTTTCGGCGTGA
- a CDS encoding DNA methyltransferase, whose translation MKNAHARRLERRRPARPHVHLPPLPEKRYDIAYVDPPWQYYGSPIKDAAAAKHYPLMSLDELAAIDIRKILNRRAVVFLWATCPRLDFALKLIESWRLHYRGVAYVWVKVNKRGTIIAGQGVPPTFTKPTSELLLAATTNATGRPFPICDLAQPQVVLHPRGAHSEKPGVFRVLIERLCGPRSRIELFARSRPPEWDVWGAEIPLPS comes from the coding sequence GTGAAGAATGCGCATGCCCGGCGCCTCGAGCGGCGGCGGCCTGCGCGACCGCACGTACACCTTCCGCCACTTCCGGAGAAACGCTACGATATCGCGTATGTCGATCCGCCGTGGCAATACTACGGTAGCCCGATCAAAGACGCAGCCGCGGCGAAACACTATCCGCTCATGTCGCTCGATGAACTCGCGGCGATCGACATCCGAAAAATTCTGAATCGTCGCGCCGTCGTCTTTCTGTGGGCAACGTGTCCGCGGCTCGATTTTGCGCTGAAGCTCATCGAGTCGTGGCGGTTACACTATCGCGGTGTCGCCTACGTTTGGGTCAAAGTGAACAAGCGCGGCACGATCATCGCCGGGCAAGGCGTTCCGCCGACCTTCACCAAGCCGACGTCCGAGCTGCTACTCGCGGCGACGACCAATGCGACCGGGCGGCCTTTCCCCATTTGCGATCTCGCGCAGCCGCAGGTTGTCTTGCACCCTCGCGGCGCGCACAGTGAGAAGCCTGGAGTCTTTCGCGTCCTGATCGAGCGATTGTGCGGCCCGCGTTCGCGGATCGAGCTCTTCGCACGATCGCGGCCGCCGGAATGGGACGTGTGGGGAGCGGAGATACCGCTGCCGTCCTGA
- the rocF gene encoding arginase, translating into MDLGASRRGVDMGPSAVRYAKLHEALGRLGIPKIVDWGNLEVPIRESADAQDASAKFLNVITGVCSELARVVEDAVRAGGLPIVLGGDHSIAVGTLEGLTRARGSPPGLVWIDAHADINSPASSPTGNVHGMPLYFALSQGVADSARTVQIGLRDVDPNEKRLLREFGVKAFSMTDVDKLGMVHVMEEARAIAGAQNSPIHVSFDMDAIDPSEAPGTGTPVKGGLSYREAHLVMEMLYDSGQLGSIEMVEINPILDHRNQTATLAVGLIGSALGKSIL; encoded by the coding sequence ATGGACCTTGGCGCTAGCCGCCGCGGCGTCGACATGGGACCGTCGGCCGTACGCTACGCAAAGCTTCACGAAGCATTAGGTCGCCTCGGCATTCCGAAAATCGTCGACTGGGGAAACCTTGAGGTTCCGATTCGCGAATCGGCCGATGCGCAGGATGCCTCCGCAAAGTTTCTCAACGTCATTACCGGCGTTTGCAGCGAGTTGGCGCGCGTCGTCGAGGATGCCGTGCGCGCCGGCGGTCTGCCCATCGTGTTGGGTGGCGATCACTCAATTGCCGTCGGCACGCTCGAGGGCCTGACTCGCGCACGAGGTTCTCCACCCGGTCTGGTGTGGATCGACGCGCACGCCGACATCAACAGTCCCGCGAGCTCACCCACGGGCAACGTCCACGGCATGCCCCTCTACTTTGCATTGAGCCAGGGAGTTGCCGATTCGGCGCGCACCGTGCAAATCGGGTTGCGCGACGTCGACCCGAACGAGAAGCGTCTGCTGCGCGAGTTCGGCGTGAAGGCGTTCTCGATGACGGACGTCGACAAGCTCGGCATGGTGCACGTGATGGAAGAGGCTCGAGCGATTGCCGGTGCGCAGAACTCTCCGATTCACGTCTCGTTCGATATGGATGCAATCGATCCGAGCGAAGCGCCGGGAACGGGAACGCCCGTCAAGGGCGGCTTGAGCTATCGCGAAGCGCACTTAGTGATGGAGATGCTGTACGACAGCGGTCAGCTCGGTTCGATCGAGATGGTGGAGATCAACCCAATCCTCGACCATCGCAATCAAACCGCGACACTCGCCGTCGGCCTGATCGGTTCGGCGCTGGGGAAATCGATCTTATAA
- a CDS encoding AI-2E family transporter: MRGTRRNPWRWLTDRRVTYALKILMVLVLAFYVGAFVIEILTRIRGVVYILVGAVFLAYVIYPAVHRLARRMPLVLAIALVYLAMIAALVILALFIVPHVMEDSQLVIRRYPDLVNRLHSIVYNPKDPLTSHLPSWLQDQIAGLPDAVTTWLKIRGLQAFGQFATVLAGTVAVLAVFVVVPVVTAYLLLDLDHMKRSLASIVPEDRWRATLELFSDIDGVIGGFIRGQLLVAATVAIMITIAMMLLHVPYPYLFGLLAGIGDLIPYVGAVAAFFPAFFSAVITNGWINAGLVTVAFVAIYEMEGHFIAPNVVGKQVKLSAFIVLVALLIGAEVAGLFGMLIAVPVAGVVRVVATRVLEAAKSKPPPS, translated from the coding sequence ATGAGGGGGACACGCCGCAATCCTTGGCGGTGGCTGACCGACCGGCGCGTGACCTATGCGCTCAAGATTTTGATGGTGTTGGTGCTGGCGTTCTACGTCGGTGCGTTCGTCATCGAGATCCTCACTCGCATCAGGGGCGTGGTCTACATCCTGGTCGGCGCTGTTTTCCTAGCGTACGTCATCTATCCGGCAGTGCACCGGCTTGCGCGGCGCATGCCGCTCGTGCTCGCGATCGCACTCGTCTATCTGGCAATGATCGCGGCTCTCGTGATCCTGGCTCTCTTCATCGTCCCGCACGTCATGGAGGACTCCCAGCTCGTCATCCGGCGGTATCCCGATCTCGTCAACCGGCTTCATTCGATCGTCTACAATCCGAAAGATCCGCTGACTTCACATCTGCCGAGCTGGCTTCAAGATCAGATCGCCGGCTTACCGGATGCGGTGACAACGTGGCTCAAGATCCGCGGCCTTCAGGCCTTCGGGCAGTTCGCAACGGTCTTGGCAGGAACGGTCGCGGTCCTCGCGGTTTTCGTCGTCGTGCCGGTCGTGACGGCGTATCTGCTGCTCGATCTGGATCACATGAAGCGAAGTCTCGCTTCGATCGTTCCCGAAGACCGCTGGCGCGCAACGCTGGAGTTGTTCTCCGACATCGACGGCGTGATCGGCGGCTTCATTCGCGGGCAGCTCCTCGTTGCCGCCACGGTCGCGATCATGATCACGATCGCGATGATGTTGTTGCACGTGCCGTATCCGTATTTATTCGGCCTGCTCGCCGGTATCGGCGACCTGATCCCGTACGTCGGCGCCGTCGCGGCCTTTTTCCCCGCTTTCTTTTCGGCCGTGATCACGAACGGTTGGATTAACGCTGGGCTCGTGACCGTTGCTTTCGTTGCGATTTATGAAATGGAAGGCCATTTCATCGCACCCAATGTGGTCGGCAAGCAAGTCAAGCTGAGTGCTTTCATCGTTCTCGTCGCGCTGTTGATCGGCGCCGAGGTTGCGGGCCTCTTCGGCATGCTCATCGCCGTGCCGGTCGCCGGAGTCGTGCGCGTCGTCGCAACGCGGGTGCTGGAAGCGGCAAAATCGAAGCCTCCGCCATCGTGA
- a CDS encoding serine hydrolase, whose amino-acid sequence MMARAASVLAFVLCVGIASAAPARAFLPPPLANLNHDVRALAQRLPAATALDVLDLNTGYNAGFNAAKSMPAASTIKLPVMVEVFTQLAAGNFDLQRRVMLRPADKDYGSGVLCDAPAGSTFPISELVEKMIDISDNTATNMLIRLVGRHNINRDMEVLGLDRTHLTGDVRTAGWSIRDALRTSPADLVRLLSLMARRELVDQWSSNAMIDILEADRINTLLPAPLPQDVPIAHKTGSLNDTLNDAGIVFANDAPYVIAVMTTALPSKALGRAFIHSISRLTYSDELRLARWREANGIIQTGGVESPDAGYWSQQPPSAQTPDAGAPAGDDAVPADAPTSPPAPAPTP is encoded by the coding sequence ATGATGGCGCGCGCGGCGTCGGTGTTGGCGTTTGTTCTTTGCGTAGGCATCGCGTCGGCCGCACCGGCACGAGCATTTCTTCCGCCGCCGCTGGCAAACCTCAATCACGACGTTCGGGCGCTCGCACAACGCCTGCCGGCGGCGACCGCACTCGACGTCCTCGATCTGAATACGGGCTACAACGCGGGCTTCAATGCGGCGAAGAGCATGCCGGCTGCATCGACGATCAAACTTCCGGTGATGGTCGAAGTGTTCACGCAGCTTGCGGCCGGCAACTTCGACTTGCAGCGCCGTGTCATGCTGCGACCCGCCGACAAAGATTACGGATCGGGCGTGCTCTGCGACGCGCCGGCCGGCTCGACTTTTCCGATTTCGGAACTGGTCGAGAAGATGATCGACATCAGCGACAACACCGCGACGAACATGCTTATCCGCCTGGTGGGGCGGCACAACATCAACCGGGACATGGAAGTACTCGGGCTGGACCGGACGCATCTCACCGGTGACGTGCGCACGGCGGGCTGGTCGATCCGCGACGCGCTGCGCACATCGCCTGCCGATCTCGTACGTCTGCTCTCGCTGATGGCACGCCGCGAGCTCGTCGACCAGTGGTCTTCAAACGCAATGATCGACATTCTGGAAGCCGATCGTATCAACACGTTGCTGCCCGCACCGTTGCCCCAAGACGTTCCCATTGCCCACAAGACCGGATCGCTCAACGACACGCTCAACGATGCGGGGATCGTCTTTGCGAACGATGCGCCCTACGTCATTGCAGTGATGACGACGGCATTGCCCTCCAAGGCCTTGGGCCGCGCCTTCATCCATTCGATCTCGCGGCTCACCTATTCCGACGAGTTGCGTCTGGCGCGCTGGCGAGAAGCCAACGGCATTATCCAAACCGGTGGCGTTGAATCACCCGATGCCGGATATTGGAGTCAACAACCGCCGAGCGCGCAAACGCCCGATGCCGGCGCTCCCGCCGGCGACGACGCCGTTCCCGCCGATGCGCCGACCTCGCCGCCGGCGCCAGCGCCTACACCTTGA
- a CDS encoding branched-chain amino acid transaminase, whose protein sequence is MTVYADGRFQRYGDAKVGLLTHGLQYGTGCFEGIRGYWMPEERELYLVMLGEHFERLATSAKILTMSLPHDADELSEITVELCLRNRYENHVYIRPFAYKAAEDVGVRLHNVPDAFAIVPIPFTQYIDAGRALDVCVSSWRRADDTMAPPRAKITGLYVNSALAKSEAVQNGYDEAILLSHDGHVAEGSAENIFLVRRGVLYTPDPSQNVLEGVTRRAIMHLARDEFQIPIVERSIDRGELYSADEIFFTGTAVGICPVGSVDRRRVGDGGVGPITQRLRALYDRIVTGRETRFEGWVTRAYASAKIKV, encoded by the coding sequence ATTACCGTCTACGCGGACGGTCGATTCCAACGGTATGGCGATGCCAAGGTTGGATTGCTCACGCACGGACTCCAATACGGAACCGGTTGCTTCGAAGGCATTCGCGGGTATTGGATGCCAGAGGAACGCGAACTCTATCTCGTGATGCTGGGCGAACACTTCGAACGCCTCGCCACCTCGGCGAAGATCTTGACAATGTCGCTTCCGCACGACGCCGACGAGTTGTCCGAGATAACGGTGGAACTCTGCTTACGCAATCGATACGAGAACCACGTTTACATTCGCCCCTTCGCTTACAAGGCCGCCGAAGACGTGGGCGTGCGGCTTCATAACGTGCCCGATGCGTTCGCCATCGTTCCGATTCCCTTCACGCAGTATATCGACGCCGGGCGCGCACTCGACGTTTGCGTGAGTTCGTGGCGGCGCGCCGACGATACGATGGCGCCTCCCCGGGCGAAGATCACCGGCCTTTACGTCAATTCCGCGCTGGCTAAAAGCGAAGCCGTTCAGAACGGTTACGACGAGGCGATTCTGTTATCGCATGACGGACACGTTGCCGAGGGTTCCGCCGAAAATATTTTCCTGGTGCGCCGCGGCGTGCTCTATACTCCCGACCCATCGCAGAACGTACTCGAGGGGGTAACGCGCCGCGCAATCATGCATCTCGCGCGCGATGAGTTTCAAATTCCGATCGTCGAACGTTCGATCGATCGCGGTGAGCTCTATTCCGCCGACGAAATATTCTTTACCGGTACGGCCGTCGGCATCTGCCCGGTGGGCTCAGTCGATCGACGACGTGTCGGAGACGGCGGCGTTGGACCGATAACTCAGCGTTTACGGGCGCTCTACGATCGAATCGTCACGGGGCGCGAGACTCGCTTCGAGGGCTGGGTGACGCGCGCTTACGCGTCGGCGAAGATCAAGGTGTAG